Sequence from the Nitrosopumilus maritimus SCM1 genome:
TGTCTGCAAATGCTGAGGATCATTTGCCATAGTATCATACCAAAGTTTTCCAGTTTGCTGATTGCTTAACATGCTATTCATTACACGTTGCATTTGTTGTGGGTCGTTTGTCATCATGTTCAAATCCCAATTACCCCATCCTCTATCTGCCAATCTCAGATAGCTGTCAGGATTAACACACGCAGGCATTCCCATGTTTTTCATCATGAGAACCTTACCGTCAGCACATACGATTTGGTTTGGATTTGTTCCCATCATCATCTGCTGTTTTGGACTCATCATGGTTTGTGCCATAACTTGCTCAGAAAGTAACGATAGTGAAATTGTAGCAATAGTGAAAATTAAGATTACAGAAAATAATGCCCTTTTCATACTTTATTGATAGTGTTTTTGTTAAATTTAAAGTATATACCATATTTCACAGATGATTCTCAGATGATGTAATGAGAATTATGATGACTCGGATTGTTTTAGATCATTTCTAGCGTCCTTAATGATTGAGAATGATGATTGTAAAAAGAGACTTGCAATTATTCCAGCTACTATAAGATCAGGGTAGGATGTTCCTGTCAAAAATACAAAACCTGCACCAACTATTACCAAAATATTGCCAAGTGCGTCATTGCGACTAAAGAGCCATACTGCACGTACATTTGCGTCACCTTTTCGATGTGGAAGCAATATGATAACTGCAATTACATTTATCAAAAGTGCACCAAAGCCAAAGACTCCCATCATTCCAGCTTCTGGAACATGCAAAACTTGTGTGCGATATATTGTATATCCAAGTACTGCAATTCCCATTGCACCAAGGAATATTCCTTGGAGTAAAGCTGAGCGAGCACGTAATCTAAGACCCCATCCTATTGCAAGTAATCCTAAAAATGTGATTGACCCGTCACCTAGAAAATCAAGTGCGTCAGCTTTGAGTGCTTGAGAATCTGCCAAGAATCCCCCAATCATTTCGGCAACCCCGTAACCTACATTGATTAAAACGACAACCCATAATGCGCGTTTGTATGCAGGTGTGATATGAGCAAGATCTTTTGGTAAATCATCATCGTCTGGCATTAACTTTACCTCTCAAATTCAATTAGAGTTAAATAATAACATATCATTAATTAATGATATGTTAAAACAAGAGACAGACAAACTTGAATTAA
This genomic interval carries:
- a CDS encoding cation transporter gives rise to the protein MPDDDDLPKDLAHITPAYKRALWVVVLINVGYGVAEMIGGFLADSQALKADALDFLGDGSITFLGLLAIGWGLRLRARSALLQGIFLGAMGIAVLGYTIYRTQVLHVPEAGMMGVFGFGALLINVIAVIILLPHRKGDANVRAVWLFSRNDALGNILVIVGAGFVFLTGTSYPDLIVAGIIASLFLQSSFSIIKDARNDLKQSESS